From the Bacillaceae bacterium S4-13-56 genome, the window ACAACCTCTCCAAGTACAAAATCCTCTGTTGTTTTCGCGATCATTAAATGCTCATCGGTAAAATCCTCAGGCATGATCACATCCTCTGGAGCGACATCCTCAATAATAAAACTACCACCTTTAATGACTTTTTCCTTAGTTTCACTCATTCTGTTTTCCCCCTTTTATAATAGTTCGAATACACCAGCAGCACCCATTCCGCCACCGATACACATAGTTACAACACCAAATTGAGTATTTCTACGCTTCATCTCATGGATTAAGCTTAAAGTAAGCTTAGTTCCTGTGCAGCCAAGTGGATGACCAAGTGCAATGGCTCCACCATTTACATTTACTTTATCAGGATCAAGTTCTAGGACGCGAATTACGCGAAGTGCTTGCGAAGCGAATGCCTCGTTTAACTCGAATAATCCGATATCTTCAAGGCTCAATCCCGCTAACTTCAAAGCCTTTGGAATAGCTTCTATAGGTCCAACCCCCATTATTTCCGGCTCAACGCCAGCTACAGCGAAGGAACGGAATTTAACGAGTGGCTGGAATCCCTCCGCTTTTGCTTTCTCATGCTCCATAAGAAGAACACTAGCAGCTCCATCACTCATTTGAGAGGAGTTACCTGCTGTAACAGTTCCTTTTAAAGAAAAAGCAGGACGTAGTTTACTTAAGACCTCAAGTGTCGTATCTGCACGGACACCCTCATCTTCTTGGAAGAGAACTATTCTTTCCACAACTTTATTATCTGGTCCAAGCTGACGTTGCATAACTTCTACTGGAACAATTTCATCCTTGAATTTCCCTTCTTGCAAAGCCTTAGCGGCACGTTGGTGGCTAGTCACAGCAAATTGATCCTGATCCTCTCTTGAGATTCCAAATCTACGGGCTACTTCCTCTGCAGTATGACCCATGCCCATGTAGTATTCAGGAGCATTTTCTACTAATTGCACATTAGGTTTGATTACATGTCCTCCCATAGGCAATAGACTCATAGATTCAGCTCCACCTGCAAGAATGGTGTCGCTATGTCCCAACATGATTCTTTCTGCTCCATAAGCAATACTTTGAAGCCCTGAAGAGCAATATCGATTAATTGTAATGGCCGGAATCTTATGAGATAGCCCTGCAAGAGCTGAAATATTACGCGCCATATTCATTCCTTGCTCTGCTTCAGGTGTAGCACATCCGATGATGATATCATCAATATTTCCTTCATAGTTCCCTGCACGTTTTAAAGTTTCCTTTATCGTAAGAGCTGCTAAATCATCTGGTCTCGTATTGGCAAGTGTTCCCTTTTTTGCCTTTCCCACAGGTGTTCGTGCACCTGCAACTATAACCGCTTCTTTCACAATCCTTCCCCCTTTGCAAATTTGCAAATTCTACAAAAACTAGTTACGAAGAGGTTTCCCCTTAACAAGCATATGTTGCATGCGTTGTTGAGTTTTTGGCTCTCCTACGAGACTCAAAAATGCTTCCCTCTCTAAATCCAATAAATACTGTTCATCTACAAATGTTCCATATGGTAGACGGCCGCCAGCTAAAACGAAGGCAAGCTTTTGAGCAATTTTCAAATCATGCTCGGAAGCATATCCCCCAAATCCAAGCATCTTGGCACCTAACAACATTGCGGCATAGCCAGATTCACCCACGACTGGAATCTTGTCTCGTTTTCGTGGTTGATAACCAGCTTTCGATAATGCAAGGACCTTCTGTTTAGCATCATGTAATAAGTGATCTCCATTGACACTAACGGAATCATTGTTATCTAAAAATCCATTTTCTCTAGCTTCTTCCCCAGATGTTGAAACTTTAGCAGTAGCAATTGTTTCAAAGACTTGATTGGCTACATCTTGCAGATTAAATTCAACGTCTCTTGGGAGGTTCTTAATATGTTTAAGGTATAATTCTTTGTTGCCTCCACCTCCAGGAATGAGTCCTACACCTGCTTCAACAAGACCCATATAAGTCTCTTGAGAAGCTTGAATGGAAGCTGCCGGAAGACAAACCTCAGCTCCTCCACCTAGAGTCATTCCAAAAGGCGCTGCCACCACTGGCTTTTCTGAGTATTTAATATTCATCACCGCATTTTGGAACTGTCGAACCACCATTTCAATATCGAAGAAATTATCGTCCTGAGCTTCCATAAGAATCATGGCTAAGTTAGCCCCTACACAGAAGTTCTTCGCTTGGTTTCCTATGACAAGTCCCTCATAGTTTCTACCTACTTCTTCTACTGCAAAATTGATCATTTCGATAATGTCAAACCCAATCGCGTTATTCTGTGAGTGGAATTCCAAACCTGCAACTCCATCTCCAAGGTCAATTAAACTTGCACCTGTATTCTTCTTGATAACGTCTTTTGTTTCTTTTAATTGTTTTAGGTTAATTACCTTTTTATTAACATTCTGTTGTTGGTATTCTCCGTTATGGTAGAAGGAAACGTTTCCATTTTCTTTTTTATAGAATGTTTCATTCCCTTTGGATAAAAAATCTTCTACCCAACCTGGAATATCTTCGCCTTCTTCTTTCATTCTTTCAACCGATTTTCGAACACCAATTGTATCCCAGGTTTCAAATGGTCCAAGTTCCCATCCAAATCCCCAGTGCATGGCTTCGTCAATAGCGGTGATATCATCCGCTATTTCTCCAAGCAATTCTGCGGAATATAAAAGAGCTGGCTTCATAATTGACCATAATAAATCTCCTGCACGATCCCCTTTGGCATGTATGAGAGCCTTAAGCTTTCGTTTAGAACCTTTTTCTTGTTTTGCCATCTCAGTTGCTGCTGTTTTTAATTTTTTTCTTTCCACATATTCCATTGTAGAAGGGTCTAATTCAAGAATTCCGCTTTCCTTTGCTCCCTTTTGCTTTAAAAAGAACCCTTGACCAGCTTTTGCACCAATCCAGCCTTGATCTTTCATCTTGATCATAAATTCTGGAATTTCAAAAACTTCTTTTTCCTTACCCTCAACTTGATCGTATACATTTTTTGCAACATGAATAAAGGTATCTAGCCCTACTACGTCCAATGTACGGAAAGTAGCACTTTTTGGACGACCAATTAATGGTCCAGTTATAGAATCTACTTCACCTATGCTGTATCCACCTTTTAGCATTTCTTGGACCGTTACTAAAAGTCCATAGGTTCCGATCCGGTTAGCAATAAAGTTAGGAGTATCTTTCGCTTCTACGACACCTTTTCCAAGAATGTCCTCTCCAAATTTTTTTATGAAGGAAAGAACTTCTGGGTCAGTATATTTTGTTGGAATAACTTCAAGCAATTTTAAGTATCTTGGTGGATTAAAGAAGTGTGTTCCTAAGAAATGCTTTTTGAAATCCTCTCCTCTATCTTCCACCATATCATTGACTGAAATCCCAGAAGTATTTGAGCTAACAATAGCTCCTTCTTTACGGTGTTTTTCAACCTGCTCAAACACTTTTTTCTTGATGTCAAGGTTTTCAACAACTACTTCAATAATCCAGTCAACTTCAGCAAGCTTTTCCATATGGTCTTCCATGTTTCCGACCTCAATTAGATTCAAATGTTTCTTTGAGGTAAGAGGAGCTGGTTTCTGTTTTAAAAGTTTTTGTTTGTTAGTGAAACTTATACGATTCCGGACTTGAGGATGTTCAAGAGTCAAACCCTTATTCTTTTCCTCCTCAGTTAGTTCACGAGGCACGATGTCAAGCATTAACGTTGGAATACCAACATTCGCAAGATGCGCCGCAATCCCTGCTCCCATCACTCCTGATCCGAGGACAGCAGCACGTCTAATTTTACGCTCCATTCCATTTCCCCCTTACAAATAATTTCGCATTCTTGAATGAACACTCATTCATTTTATAAATAAAAAATATATGGATGTTTCCATCCAGTATCTATTCCTACTATAAAATATTTTCAGATATTTCGCAATCCATTTCCATTGATTTTTTATTAAACGTTTACAATTTTCACCGTGAATCGGTTTGAGTCAATTAGAAAAGCGCAAACAGTGACCGTTTCCCACTGCTTGTTAACACTCAAAGGCATGATCAAAAAGTCCTTGAACCAACCGGACATTTACTCTTCACCAACAAGGATGAAAAATTTAATGTTTTATTTTCATGGGAGTTTATCCTTCATTTAAGACTTGAAGTGGGGGGTATTGCCCGTTCATGCCGTATAAATCTGATATTATCATAAAGGGCTGTCGATACACTCGACAACCCAAATTTTTATTTTCCAAACACACCTTTTAAGACAAATGCAATATTGGCTGGACGCTCTGCTAAACGACGCATGAAGTAACCATACCAATCGGACCCATATGGAAGATAAACGCGCATTTTGTATCCTTCTTTAGCAAGCTCCTCTTGTCTCTCTGTTCTTATTCCATAAAGCATTTGGAATTCAAATTGATCTCTGGAGATATTATGTTCTTTTTCCAGTTGCTTTGTATATTCTATGACATCATCATCATGAGTAGCTACAGCAGTATAATTCCCATTTAATAAATGCATTTTAATAATCTTTTTAAAGTTGTCATCTACATCTTTTTTGTCAGGAAATGCAACTTTTGGTGATTCTTTATAAGCACCTTTTACCAAACGTAAATTAGGTGAAAATTGGTTTAAATCCTCGATATCCTCAGCAACACGAAACAAGTAGGCCTGTAAAACAGTTCCCACATTATCATACTCTTTGCGAAGTTCTTTAAAAATATCTAATGTTTTCTGGTAACGTTCATAGTCCTCCATATCGATAGTCACAAATATGCCATGTTCTTTACCAGCATCTAAAATTTTTCTCATGTTTTCCATTACGAGATCTTCTGAAATATCAAGACCCATAGAGGTCATTTTTAGAGAAAGCTGGGATTCTAATTTATTCTCAGCCATAGCACGAATGGCTTTCACACATTCATCTGTACGTTCCCTAGCTTCTTTTTCATTATCGATAAACTCCCCTAAATAATCGACAGTTGTAACTAAACCCTGTTCGTTTAGTTTACGAATAACCTCCACAGCTTGCTCAATCTTTTCTCCAGCAACAAACTTCTGCGCCCCAAACTTCAAACCATATTTTTTGGCTAACTTTGTAAAAAATTTGTTTTTCGATAAAAATAAAAAGAAATTCCGAAGTAATTGCTCCATCCAAACCCCTCCCACAATTAGAAAACCTTTAACGAAAGCCTTTTGCACATAGAAAAAAGTCCCATTTTCTATTTTAAATAAGAGAAAAACCAAGACAACTCTCATTTTATCATCTTTTTTTAAAAGTGAATATCTAATTTTTCACAATTTTTCTAATTTGAAGTTGGATATTTTTAATCAGCATACTCTACAAATCAAGAGAAAAACTATACTTGTAAGATGAATTTTCAAGGAGGAATTGCCCTATGCAACAACAACAAATGAACCAGGGTCAAATGACTATGATGCCTCAACCACCAAACATGGTAAGTGGTAAGGATCAGCAATATATAACAGATATGCTCTCATGGAATTTGAATGCATGTAAAAAAGCTTATTTTTATGCTCAGCACTGTCAAAACTCCGAGATTAAAGCAGCAATTGATCAGGCTGGACAAATGCATCAACGCCATTATGAGCAAATTCTTCAACATCTTAACCAAAATCCGAATCCAACCATGAGCTAGGAGGGCTTATTAAAATGAATCAACAAATGATGAATCAACAGCAAAGTCAAAAGGTTC encodes:
- a CDS encoding acetyl-CoA C-acetyltransferase, whose product is MKEAVIVAGARTPVGKAKKGTLANTRPDDLAALTIKETLKRAGNYEGNIDDIIIGCATPEAEQGMNMARNISALAGLSHKIPAITINRYCSSGLQSIAYGAERIMLGHSDTILAGGAESMSLLPMGGHVIKPNVQLVENAPEYYMGMGHTAEEVARRFGISREDQDQFAVTSHQRAAKALQEGKFKDEIVPVEVMQRQLGPDNKVVERIVLFQEDEGVRADTTLEVLSKLRPAFSLKGTVTAGNSSQMSDGAASVLLMEHEKAKAEGFQPLVKFRSFAVAGVEPEIMGVGPIEAIPKALKLAGLSLEDIGLFELNEAFASQALRVIRVLELDPDKVNVNGGAIALGHPLGCTGTKLTLSLIHEMKRRNTQFGVVTMCIGGGMGAAGVFELL
- a CDS encoding 3-hydroxyacyl-CoA dehydrogenase/enoyl-CoA hydratase family protein, with translation MERKIRRAAVLGSGVMGAGIAAHLANVGIPTLMLDIVPRELTEEEKNKGLTLEHPQVRNRISFTNKQKLLKQKPAPLTSKKHLNLIEVGNMEDHMEKLAEVDWIIEVVVENLDIKKKVFEQVEKHRKEGAIVSSNTSGISVNDMVEDRGEDFKKHFLGTHFFNPPRYLKLLEVIPTKYTDPEVLSFIKKFGEDILGKGVVEAKDTPNFIANRIGTYGLLVTVQEMLKGGYSIGEVDSITGPLIGRPKSATFRTLDVVGLDTFIHVAKNVYDQVEGKEKEVFEIPEFMIKMKDQGWIGAKAGQGFFLKQKGAKESGILELDPSTMEYVERKKLKTAATEMAKQEKGSKRKLKALIHAKGDRAGDLLWSIMKPALLYSAELLGEIADDITAIDEAMHWGFGWELGPFETWDTIGVRKSVERMKEEGEDIPGWVEDFLSKGNETFYKKENGNVSFYHNGEYQQQNVNKKVINLKQLKETKDVIKKNTGASLIDLGDGVAGLEFHSQNNAIGFDIIEMINFAVEEVGRNYEGLVIGNQAKNFCVGANLAMILMEAQDDNFFDIEMVVRQFQNAVMNIKYSEKPVVAAPFGMTLGGGAEVCLPAASIQASQETYMGLVEAGVGLIPGGGGNKELYLKHIKNLPRDVEFNLQDVANQVFETIATAKVSTSGEEARENGFLDNNDSVSVNGDHLLHDAKQKVLALSKAGYQPRKRDKIPVVGESGYAAMLLGAKMLGFGGYASEHDLKIAQKLAFVLAGGRLPYGTFVDEQYLLDLEREAFLSLVGEPKTQQRMQHMLVKGKPLRN
- a CDS encoding proline dehydrogenase, whose product is MEQLLRNFFLFLSKNKFFTKLAKKYGLKFGAQKFVAGEKIEQAVEVIRKLNEQGLVTTVDYLGEFIDNEKEARERTDECVKAIRAMAENKLESQLSLKMTSMGLDISEDLVMENMRKILDAGKEHGIFVTIDMEDYERYQKTLDIFKELRKEYDNVGTVLQAYLFRVAEDIEDLNQFSPNLRLVKGAYKESPKVAFPDKKDVDDNFKKIIKMHLLNGNYTAVATHDDDVIEYTKQLEKEHNISRDQFEFQMLYGIRTERQEELAKEGYKMRVYLPYGSDWYGYFMRRLAERPANIAFVLKGVFGK